A genomic window from Emys orbicularis isolate rEmyOrb1 chromosome 24, rEmyOrb1.hap1, whole genome shotgun sequence includes:
- the LOC135894134 gene encoding 3-galactosyl-N-acetylglucosaminide 4-alpha-L-fucosyltransferase FUT3-like, translating into MPLSKQMKSPACRHLLLFILSQFILALCLFAYLRPSRDPGPEPRAGNPSALTAQPGNNPTAPQAGSELTILLWTWPFGHPAALQKCSELFGIRDCHITANRSWYHNANAVIVRHKDVCSSPKKLPQGPRPPAQRWIWFNLESPSHSPNLGFMDNLFNLTMSYRRDSDIFSPYGWLEVLSQPQNFSIPAKSKLVAWAVSNWNPASRRVQYYEELKKYLHVDIYGSHHMPLPRDKHFSTLSQYKFYLAFENSLHEDYITEKLWSNALGSGAVPVVCGPSRENYERFLPPDAFIHINDFPNAQELAQYLQELDKDPARYQRYFQWRTWLKPSERSSWTIHFCKACRALQMTETYQTRTGLAKWFR; encoded by the coding sequence ATGCCGCTCAGCAAGCAGATGAAAAGCCCAGCCTGCAGGCACCTCCTCCTCTTTATTCTCTCCCAATTCATACTCGCCCTCTGTTTGTTTGCTTACCTTCGGCCCTCCAGGGACCCAGGCCCAGAGCCCCGGGCTGGCAATCCCTCAGCACTCACAGCCCAGCCTGGAAATAACCCCACAGCTCCACAAGCTGGTTCAGAGCTGACCATCCTGCTGTGGACCTGGCCCTTTGGGCACCCTGCTGCTCTGCAAAAATGCTCCGAGCTCTTCGGCATCCGGGACTGTCACATCACGGCCAACCGTAGCTGGTACCACAATGCCAATGCTGTGATTGTGCGTCACAAGGATGTGTGCTCCAGCCCAAAGAAACTGCCCCAAGGCCCACGGCCCCCTGCCCAGCGCTGGATCTGGTTCAACTTGGagtcccccagccacagccctaaCCTGGGCTTTATGGATAACCTCTTCAACCTGACCATGTCATACCGGAGGGACTCTGATATCTTCAGCCCCTACGGGTGGCTGGAGGTCCTCAGCCAGCCCCAGAACTTCAGCATCCCAGCCAAGTCCAAGCTGGTGGCCTGGGCGGTGAGTAACTGGAACCCAGCCTCCCGCCGGGTGCAGTATTATGAGGAGCTGAAGAAATACCTCCACGTGGATATATACGGCAGCCATCACATGCCTCTGCCCCGGGACAAGCACTTCTCCACCCTGTCCCAGTACAAGTTCTACCTGGCCTTTGAGAACTCGCTTCATGAGGACTACATCACCGAGAAACTCTGGAGCAATGCCCTGGGCTCAGGGGCCGTGCCCGTTGTCTGCGGCCCCTCCCGAGAAAACTATGAGCGCTTTCTGCCCCCCGATGCCTTTATTCACATCAATGACTTTCCCAATGCTCAAGAGCTGGCCCAGTACCTCCAGGAGCTGGACAAGGACCCAGCACGCTACCAGCGCTACTTCCAGTGGCGAACATGGCTAAAACCGTCCGAGCGAAGTTCCTGGACCATCCACTTCTGCAAAGCCTGCCGGGCCTTGCAAATGACAGAGACCTACCAGACCAGGACCGGTTTGGCCAAGTGGTTCCGCTAG